One region of Microbacterium sufflavum genomic DNA includes:
- a CDS encoding ABC transporter permease has translation MLRTIGRRLLFLIPTLFGLSILLFAWVRALPGGPAVALLGEKATPEAIARVNELYGFNKPLIEQYFIWITRLLQGDFGTSIQTNRPVVEEFFRRFPATIELSVMALIFAVGVGIPLGYWAARRHGKFTDHASVVLSLIGITIPVFFLAFILKYVFAVQLGWLPSDGRQNPRIDATHPTGFYVWDGIITGEFDAAWDAILHLILPALALGTIPLAIIVRITRASVLEVQNADYVRTGRAKGVGSSTLRSRFILRNAMLPVITTIGLQTGLLISGAVLTETVFAFPGIGSFLARAIFTRDFPVLQGFIIFIAIAYALINLAVDVSYSFIDPRVRVQ, from the coding sequence GTGCTGCGCACCATCGGCAGGCGACTGCTGTTCCTCATCCCCACCCTGTTCGGGCTCAGCATCCTGCTGTTCGCCTGGGTCAGGGCCCTTCCCGGCGGCCCCGCGGTCGCCCTCCTCGGCGAGAAGGCCACACCCGAGGCGATCGCCAGGGTCAACGAGCTCTACGGCTTCAACAAGCCGCTCATCGAGCAGTACTTCATCTGGATCACGCGCCTGCTGCAGGGCGACTTCGGCACCTCGATCCAGACCAACCGTCCGGTGGTGGAGGAGTTCTTCCGCCGGTTCCCCGCCACGATCGAGCTGAGCGTCATGGCGCTCATCTTCGCGGTGGGCGTTGGCATCCCGCTCGGCTACTGGGCCGCGCGGCGACACGGCAAGTTCACCGATCACGCCTCGGTCGTGCTGAGCCTGATCGGCATCACCATCCCGGTGTTCTTCCTGGCGTTCATCCTCAAGTACGTCTTCGCGGTGCAGCTGGGCTGGCTGCCGTCCGACGGGCGGCAGAACCCGCGGATAGACGCGACGCATCCCACCGGGTTCTACGTGTGGGACGGCATCATCACCGGCGAGTTCGACGCGGCGTGGGACGCCATCCTGCACCTCATCCTCCCGGCGCTCGCGCTCGGCACGATCCCGCTGGCGATCATCGTGCGCATCACAAGGGCGAGCGTGCTCGAGGTGCAGAACGCCGACTACGTCCGCACCGGGCGCGCGAAGGGCGTCGGCTCGTCGACACTGCGCAGCCGCTTCATCCTGCGCAACGCCATGCTGCCGGTGATCACCACGATCGGTCTGCAGACGGGACTGCTGATCTCGGGGGCGGTGCTCACCGAGACGGTGTTCGCGTTCCCCGGCATCGGCTCGTTCCTGGCGCGGGCCATCTTCACGCGGGACTTCCCGGTGCTCCAGGGCTTCATCATCTTCATCGCGATCGCGTACGCGCTGATCAACCTGGCGGTGGACGTCTCCTACAGCTTCATCGACCCGAGAGTGAGGGTGCAGTGA
- a CDS encoding ABC transporter permease, with amino-acid sequence MSIALPPAQGPSAESGGSIDTVAIAQADLKNGGGFWSDVFRRLRRNPTAWIGAVIVLVFLAIALLAPVIAPYPETALPGAKFITPTHIPGPGELPEFPLGLDRFGGDVLSKLIWGAQASLLIGVVSTAMGLIGGMLLGLIAGTFGGWVDTVIMRVVDIILSVPNLLLAVSIAAILGQTPFAVMIAIGASQVPIFARLLRASMLQQRSSDYVLSAQTLGLGRGRITMSHVLPNAIGPVIVQGTLTLATAVIDAAALSFLGLGGGRPETAEWGRMLTYAQAELAIAPWLAFLPGICIAVTALGFTLLGEALREAMDPRTRAR; translated from the coding sequence ATGAGCATCGCCCTCCCACCCGCACAGGGACCCTCCGCCGAGAGCGGGGGAAGCATCGACACCGTCGCGATCGCGCAGGCCGATCTGAAGAACGGCGGCGGCTTCTGGAGCGACGTGTTCCGTCGACTCCGCCGCAACCCGACCGCATGGATCGGCGCGGTCATCGTGCTCGTCTTCCTGGCAATCGCCCTGCTGGCACCGGTGATCGCCCCGTATCCGGAGACCGCGCTCCCCGGCGCGAAGTTCATCACCCCGACGCACATCCCCGGACCGGGCGAGCTGCCGGAGTTCCCGCTCGGGCTCGACCGCTTCGGCGGCGACGTGCTCTCGAAGCTGATCTGGGGCGCGCAGGCGTCGCTGCTCATCGGTGTCGTCTCGACCGCGATGGGGCTCATCGGCGGCATGCTGCTCGGGCTCATCGCCGGCACGTTCGGCGGCTGGGTCGACACGGTCATCATGCGCGTGGTCGACATCATCCTGTCCGTGCCGAACCTGCTGCTGGCGGTGTCGATCGCGGCGATCCTCGGCCAGACGCCGTTCGCGGTCATGATCGCGATCGGTGCCTCGCAGGTGCCGATCTTCGCGCGGCTGCTGCGGGCGTCGATGCTGCAGCAGCGCTCCAGCGACTACGTGCTCTCGGCGCAGACGCTGGGCCTCGGCCGCGGCCGGATCACGATGTCGCACGTGCTCCCCAATGCGATCGGCCCCGTGATCGTGCAGGGCACGCTGACGCTGGCGACCGCGGTGATCGACGCGGCGGCGCTGTCGTTCCTCGGGCTCGGCGGCGGCCGCCCCGAGACCGCCGAGTGGGGGCGCATGCTCACCTACGCCCAGGCGGAGCTGGCGATCGCGCCGTGGCTGGCGTTCCTGCCCGGCATCTGCATCGCGGTCACCGCGCTCGGCTTCACCCTGCTGGGTGAGGCGCTGCGCGAGGCCATGGACCCGAGGACGAGGGCACGATGA